The Acidobacteriota bacterium genome window below encodes:
- a CDS encoding sugar phosphorylase: MAFGKEERRRLLRLLSQLYPTQTARRTLSQLLSLVERFRAPGGLPPCWEEKDVVLISYGGGLADGGRPGLQVLDDFVAGEGLHELFSTLHILPFFPSSSDDGFSVIDYRSVASDLGDWDDIARIRSRLHLMFDLVLNHCSRRSPWFEQYLEGRLPGLDYFIEADPGADWSQVVRPRSSPLLTPFQTSRGLRRLWTTFSEDQVDLNFAQPAVLLEMLSVLLAYIERGARIIRLDAVAFLWKQAGTSCLNLPQTHAVVQLMRRLVERLAPGVLLITETNLPHQQNISYFGEGDEAHLVYQFSLPPLLLDAFLNQDAGPLIEWTRHLSKPPEGSCYLNFTASHDGIGLRPLEGLVSRRRLDRLVRAAREKGGLVSQGRRPDGSQAPYELNITYRDALFGDGLEEALEVRRFLSSQALMLAFRGIPAVYFHSLVGTPNDLQGYRSSGIKRRINRHIYGLERLRRVLLRAGAQRSIYQGYRRLLEVRRSQSAFHPQGGQELWPASRGPLFGLLRSAPDHSQRLLVIVNCSARPQTLTRGRLGGDYRCDLLSGRCLEEEVRLEPFQALWLAEQG; encoded by the coding sequence GTGGCTTTCGGCAAAGAGGAGCGTCGGCGCCTGCTGCGTCTGCTCAGCCAACTCTATCCCACGCAGACCGCTCGGCGGACGCTCTCCCAGCTTCTCTCCCTGGTCGAGCGCTTCCGCGCCCCCGGCGGACTGCCCCCCTGCTGGGAGGAAAAGGACGTGGTGCTGATCAGCTACGGCGGCGGCCTTGCCGACGGCGGCCGCCCAGGTTTGCAGGTATTAGATGACTTTGTGGCCGGCGAGGGGCTCCACGAGCTCTTCTCGACCCTCCACATCCTGCCCTTTTTCCCCTCGTCCTCCGACGACGGCTTTTCAGTTATCGACTACCGGAGCGTGGCCTCCGACTTGGGAGATTGGGATGACATCGCCAGGATTCGCAGTCGACTCCACCTGATGTTCGATTTGGTGCTCAACCACTGCTCGCGCCGCAGTCCCTGGTTTGAACAGTACCTGGAAGGGCGCCTTCCGGGCTTGGACTATTTTATCGAGGCCGATCCCGGGGCGGATTGGTCGCAGGTGGTCCGTCCCCGCAGCAGTCCTCTGCTGACCCCTTTCCAAACCAGCCGGGGACTGCGCCGCCTGTGGACCACTTTCAGCGAAGATCAAGTCGATCTGAATTTCGCTCAGCCGGCCGTGCTGCTTGAAATGCTCTCCGTGCTGCTCGCCTATATCGAGCGCGGAGCCCGCATCATCCGACTGGACGCGGTGGCTTTCCTCTGGAAGCAGGCGGGTACCTCTTGCCTCAACCTTCCTCAAACCCACGCCGTCGTCCAGCTCATGCGCAGGCTGGTGGAGAGGCTGGCTCCGGGCGTACTTCTCATCACCGAAACCAACCTGCCCCACCAGCAGAACATCAGCTATTTCGGTGAGGGAGATGAGGCTCATCTGGTCTATCAGTTCAGTCTGCCTCCTTTGCTTCTGGACGCCTTCCTCAATCAGGACGCCGGTCCTCTGATCGAGTGGACGCGCCACCTGTCGAAGCCGCCTGAAGGAAGCTGCTACCTCAACTTCACCGCCTCTCATGACGGAATCGGGTTGCGCCCGCTGGAGGGATTGGTCAGCCGGCGACGCCTGGACCGGCTGGTGCGGGCGGCGCGGGAGAAGGGCGGACTGGTTAGCCAGGGTCGGCGACCGGACGGCTCGCAGGCTCCCTACGAACTCAACATCACCTATCGGGACGCCCTCTTCGGGGATGGTCTGGAGGAAGCGCTTGAGGTGAGGCGCTTCCTCAGCTCCCAAGCCCTCATGCTGGCCTTCCGGGGCATACCGGCCGTCTATTTCCACAGCCTGGTGGGGACGCCCAATGACCTGCAGGGCTACCGCAGCTCCGGCATCAAGCGCCGCATCAACCGCCACATCTACGGCCTCGAGCGTTTGCGCCGGGTCCTGCTGCGGGCCGGGGCTCAGCGCAGCATCTATCAAGGCTATCGCCGCCTGCTCGAGGTTCGCCGCAGCCAGTCCGCCTTTCATCCCCAGGGAGGGCAGGAATTGTGGCCCGCCTCCAGAGGTCCTCTTTTCGGTCTGCTGCGCAGCGCCCCCGATCACTCGCAACGACTGCTCGTCATCGTCAACTGCTCGGCCCGGCCCCAGACCCTGACCAGGGGCCGCCTGGGGGGCGATTACCGCTGCGACCTTCTCTCGGGGCGCTGCCTGGAAGAGGAAGTACGCTTGGAGCCCTTTCAGGCTCTCTGGCTGGCTGAGCAGGGATGA
- a CDS encoding ABC transporter ATP-binding protein produces the protein MKEEKKKIDYSAAWKEARRIVWERRRRMLLGLLLLLVNRLAGFVLPSSSKYLIDDVLGKGNAELLGWLAIAVIVATLVQGATTFGLAQILSVAAQYTIAQFRKVVERHVVRLPVSYFDSTKSGVLISRVMSDAEGIRNLVGTGIVQLIGGIFTAILALGVLFWLNWAMTVVLMVVLAGFGAGVGVVLKRVRPIFRERARIQADVTGRLGETLGAIRTVKAFRSEKHEDRVFAQGVHRLFRNIASTITALSGTLAISNVILGAAGVTIMWWGGRAVLAGQMSLGDLVMYIFFTAMVAGPVVQIASIGTQISEALAGLDRIHEVRSMTTEVERDRERRPLRRIRGDVEFEDVWFEYDEGVPVLRGVSLQASAGTTTALVGSSGSGKSTLISLILAFNRPLKGRVLVDGVDLKTVRLRDYRSFLGVVLQDNVLFDGTIAENIGYANPRARRQEIIEAARIAHVDEFAESFEKGYDTIVGERGVKLSGGQRQRVAIARAIIADPVILVLDEATSNLDSESEARIQEGLRRLRRGRTTFVIAHRLSTIRSADQILVIEEGQVVERGNHAQLMAQQGRYKELHDKQYRLESDLFINPGEDFSPQDERPAVERAPRGGHGH, from the coding sequence TTGAAGGAAGAGAAAAAGAAGATCGACTATTCGGCGGCTTGGAAAGAGGCCCGCCGGATTGTCTGGGAGCGACGCCGGCGCATGTTGCTGGGCCTGCTTCTTCTGCTGGTCAACCGTTTGGCCGGATTCGTCCTGCCAAGCTCCTCCAAGTACCTCATTGACGATGTGCTGGGGAAGGGCAACGCCGAGTTGTTGGGGTGGCTGGCCATCGCCGTCATCGTGGCCACGCTTGTGCAGGGAGCGACCACCTTCGGCCTGGCCCAGATTCTCAGTGTTGCCGCCCAGTACACGATCGCCCAGTTTCGCAAGGTCGTCGAGCGCCACGTCGTGCGCCTGCCCGTCAGTTACTTCGATTCCACCAAGAGCGGTGTGCTTATCTCGCGGGTGATGAGCGATGCCGAGGGCATCCGCAATTTGGTGGGAACGGGCATCGTGCAACTGATTGGAGGCATCTTCACCGCCATTCTGGCCTTGGGCGTCCTCTTCTGGCTCAACTGGGCCATGACGGTCGTCCTCATGGTGGTGCTGGCCGGCTTCGGAGCAGGCGTGGGAGTGGTGCTCAAGCGCGTGCGTCCCATCTTCCGCGAGCGCGCCAGGATTCAGGCTGATGTGACGGGACGGTTGGGCGAGACGCTGGGAGCCATCCGCACCGTCAAGGCCTTTCGGTCGGAGAAGCATGAGGACCGCGTTTTCGCCCAGGGGGTACACCGCCTCTTCCGCAACATCGCCAGCACCATAACCGCACTCTCGGGAACCTTGGCCATCAGCAACGTCATCCTGGGAGCCGCCGGGGTCACTATCATGTGGTGGGGCGGACGGGCCGTGCTGGCCGGCCAGATGTCGCTGGGCGACCTCGTCATGTACATCTTCTTCACCGCCATGGTGGCCGGACCGGTGGTCCAGATCGCCTCCATCGGAACCCAGATCAGCGAGGCCCTGGCAGGCTTGGACCGCATCCACGAGGTGCGCAGCATGACCACCGAAGTGGAACGCGACCGCGAACGCCGGCCGTTGCGGAGGATTCGCGGCGATGTGGAGTTCGAGGACGTTTGGTTTGAGTACGATGAAGGCGTGCCGGTGCTCAGAGGCGTCTCGTTGCAGGCTTCAGCCGGGACGACGACCGCCCTGGTAGGTTCCAGCGGATCGGGAAAGAGCACCCTCATCAGTCTTATTCTGGCCTTCAACCGTCCCCTCAAGGGGCGTGTCCTGGTCGACGGCGTCGATCTCAAGACCGTTCGCCTGCGGGACTACCGTTCCTTCCTCGGGGTGGTGCTGCAAGATAATGTCCTCTTCGACGGCACCATCGCCGAGAACATCGGCTACGCCAATCCCCGTGCCCGGCGCCAGGAAATCATCGAAGCGGCCCGCATCGCTCACGTAGATGAATTCGCCGAGAGCTTCGAGAAGGGATATGACACCATTGTGGGTGAGCGGGGCGTCAAGCTTTCCGGAGGCCAGCGTCAACGGGTGGCCATTGCCCGCGCCATCATCGCCGACCCGGTCATTCTCGTTCTTGACGAAGCCACTTCCAACCTCGACAGCGAGAGCGAAGCCCGCATCCAGGAGGGCCTCAGACGGCTGCGCCGGGGCCGCACCACCTTCGTCATCGCCCACCGGCTCTCGACCATCCGCAGCGCCGACCAGATTCTGGTCATCGAGGAGGGCCAGGTGGTGGAGCGCGGGAACCATGCTCAACTCATGGCCCAGCAGGGACGCTACAAAGAACTTCATGACAAGCAGTACCGCCTGGAGTCTGATCTCTTCATCAATCCGGGGGAAGATTTCTCGCCCCAAGACGAGCGTCCCGCGGTCGAGAGAGCACCCCGAGGCGGACATGGACATTGA